One Treponema sp. J25 DNA segment encodes these proteins:
- a CDS encoding ABC transporter substrate-binding protein, which yields MKKLMVIALSLFVVLAGVFASGQGDKQSGTTQQKGTVYIPLISKGFQHQFWQAVKKGAENAARDLGVQITFEGPESESQVDKQIEMLQTALGKNPKALGIAALDSKAVIPLLVQAQAKKIPVIAFDSGVDSDIPLTTVSTDNIVAAGVAADKLAAAIGYKGKVAILVHDQTSRTGIDRRDGFLKRMKEKYPDIQVLEPQYGGGDHLKSTEIAKAVINGNPDLKGYFGANEGSAIGIVNAVKELKMEGKIVVVGYDSGKLQLDAIRSGLMLGAVQQNPVLMGYKTVEAAVKALKGETLPKRIDSGYVWADKSNLDTPEVKNVIYE from the coding sequence ATGAAAAAGCTCATGGTTATAGCGCTGTCCCTCTTTGTGGTTTTAGCGGGAGTCTTTGCGTCCGGGCAAGGAGATAAGCAAAGCGGTACTACCCAACAAAAAGGGACGGTCTATATCCCCCTTATTTCTAAGGGCTTCCAGCATCAATTCTGGCAGGCCGTAAAGAAGGGGGCGGAGAATGCTGCCCGGGATTTAGGAGTCCAGATTACTTTTGAAGGGCCTGAGTCGGAATCCCAGGTAGATAAGCAGATCGAAATGCTCCAGACTGCCCTCGGCAAAAATCCCAAAGCCCTGGGTATTGCGGCCCTTGACAGTAAGGCGGTTATTCCTTTGCTCGTTCAGGCCCAGGCAAAGAAGATCCCCGTTATAGCTTTTGACTCGGGAGTTGATTCGGATATCCCTCTAACCACTGTTTCTACCGACAACATTGTGGCAGCGGGTGTGGCGGCGGATAAACTGGCAGCCGCTATCGGATACAAAGGAAAGGTGGCAATCCTGGTGCATGATCAAACGAGCCGTACTGGGATTGATCGGCGAGATGGTTTCCTGAAGCGGATGAAAGAAAAATATCCCGATATCCAGGTATTGGAGCCCCAGTATGGTGGAGGGGATCATTTAAAATCCACCGAAATAGCTAAAGCGGTTATTAATGGGAACCCAGACCTTAAGGGGTATTTTGGAGCCAATGAAGGGTCGGCTATTGGAATCGTGAATGCGGTGAAGGAACTAAAGATGGAGGGAAAAATTGTCGTGGTTGGTTACGACTCTGGTAAACTCCAGCTTGATGCGATTCGCAGTGGTCTCATGTTAGGGGCGGTCCAACAGAACCCGGTTCTTATGGGGTATAAAACAGTGGAAGCCGCCGTAAAAGCCCTGAAAGGCGAGACCCTTCCCAAACGAATTGATTCTGGGTATGTCTGGGCCGATAAAAGTAATCTCGACACCCCGGAAGTGAAAAACGTAATCTATGAATAG
- a CDS encoding ABC transporter permease — protein MAGKMNTKTLQTILAFGSLILLIIIFAIASPNFLKFENIIGILLATSVNGILAVGITFIIITGGIDLSLGTVMTFGSVVAGVFISFWNFPIPLGVMMGIMAGGFCGFLNGVAVARLKLPPFIATLGMMMITKGLNLVLSGTKPIYFVDKPVFGQIAAFPVLGIPLGVVIFFASALVAAFILSKTIVGRYTYAIGSNEEATRLSGINTDAWKIGIYSLGGLFFGIAGIVMASRLQSAQPALGPGYELDAIAAAVIGGASLSGGEGNILGTIIGAFIITVLTNGLRILSVPQEWQMVITGLIVISSVYLDILRRKVR, from the coding sequence ATGGCAGGCAAAATGAACACGAAAACCCTACAGACTATTCTTGCCTTTGGGAGTCTTATTTTACTTATCATTATTTTTGCAATTGCGTCTCCGAATTTTTTAAAGTTTGAAAATATTATCGGTATCCTTCTTGCAACCTCGGTAAATGGTATTCTTGCCGTCGGAATCACCTTTATTATCATCACCGGGGGTATCGATCTTTCCCTTGGTACGGTGATGACCTTTGGATCGGTAGTGGCAGGAGTTTTTATCTCCTTCTGGAATTTCCCTATACCTCTGGGTGTTATGATGGGAATAATGGCCGGTGGCTTTTGTGGATTCCTGAATGGGGTTGCGGTGGCCCGCCTGAAATTGCCGCCCTTTATTGCGACCCTTGGGATGATGATGATAACCAAAGGTCTTAACCTGGTTCTTTCGGGGACAAAGCCCATTTATTTTGTGGATAAACCGGTGTTTGGGCAAATAGCGGCCTTTCCGGTTCTGGGAATTCCTCTCGGTGTGGTGATCTTTTTTGCCTCCGCCCTTGTTGCGGCTTTTATTCTCTCAAAGACCATTGTAGGCCGCTATACCTATGCTATCGGTTCAAATGAAGAGGCGACCCGGTTATCGGGAATTAACACCGATGCGTGGAAAATTGGGATTTACAGTTTGGGAGGTCTCTTTTTTGGTATCGCGGGAATTGTGATGGCCAGTCGGCTCCAGTCTGCCCAACCCGCCTTGGGGCCCGGTTATGAGTTAGATGCCATTGCTGCAGCAGTAATTGGAGGGGCATCCCTTTCTGGAGGGGAGGGGAATATCCTCGGAACTATTATTGGGGCCTTTATTATTACTGTCCTTACCAATGGGTTGCGTATCCTTTCGGTTCCTCAGGAATGGCAAATGGTGATTACCGGTCTTATTGTTATCAGTTCGGTCTATTTAGACATTCTCAGGAGAAAGGTTCGGTAA